A genome region from Populus alba chromosome 3, ASM523922v2, whole genome shotgun sequence includes the following:
- the LOC118031037 gene encoding large ribosomal subunit protein eL28z translates to MATVPGQLIWEIVKKNNSFLVKQFGRGTASLRFSKESNNLYNLNSYKHSGLANKKTVTIQAGDKDQAVVLATSKTKKQNKPAALFHKSVMKKEFRRMVKAVENQVEDNYYRPDLKKAALARLSAVHRSLKVAKSGVKKRNRQGLKIR, encoded by the exons ATGGCGACAGTACCAGGGCAACTGATATGGGAGATAGTGAAGAAGAATAACTCCTTTTTGGTGAAGCAGTTTGGAAGAGGAACTGCTAGCCTTCGGTTCAGCAAAGAGAGCAACAATCTCTATAACCTTAACTCTTACAAGCACTCTG GTTTGGCAAACAAGAAAACTGTCACCATTCAGGCTGGGGACAAGGATCAAGCTGTGGTTCTTGCTACAAGTAAGACCAAGAAGCAGAACAAACCAGCAGCTTTGTTTCACAAATCTGTCATGAAGAAGGAGTTCCGCCGCATGGTTAAGGCTGTGGAGAACCAg GTAGAAGATAACTATTACAGGCCTGATCTGAAGAAAGCAGCTCTTGCAAGGTTGAGTGCTGTGCACAGGAGTCTTAAGGTAGCCAAGTCTGGTGTCAAGAAGAGGAATAGACAAGGTTTGAAGATCCGCTGA
- the LOC118031038 gene encoding uncharacterized protein At1g51745 isoform X2, whose amino-acid sequence MRFLRVVWSRQDQALLLNFLAARMPVYALFCWFRDWYNLEKSKRVKAFRCGEYDECIEKAKTSAANGNKRAVKYARREDAILHALEIENARLGKDQLDFFSRSDNLVEEHGSSAKESSMSFSGKEDGDMTDGDSCSEDNSDMDADSDSGLDTDSSLGSDLAPELSESGTSSEEPNYNGACKMQSLPGKRRRTPNDSEDDGTEGIKRMRGLEDLGIGVGDSNTGNCMHNICPVNGSKGYNLLLKRKRSQVANVNELLKRKNRHRPLTKVLESTAMVCVPVICDHLSSPSSLPLPGLSDGKISGIESNGYRKDCSVATNNNSDSYGVSCENGSSSKSSDHAHDAALINHKLKKEKDISSISRPAENISVDRLFDVPFVGEEKHPTGFSPILVSCSPGKHQIGGLGKQFSQSSQAEAVLLKNEACNESGSTSLAAACVYNNFSQRIEKGASKWQLKGKRNSRHTSKNRKQDSRKDDMDDEPNAYLAGMEHLDGFRQGPDQKVDCGGGKSEPFSEYRVDAVRDRSKSSSQGEGMRTAMVELSVPQRSLPYRQSRFMVNSRYQTSDFPGRNLSSCSKLFNVEIKVQRNYRQQHVPLVSLMSKLNGKAIVGHPLTIENLDDGYSDLMLGSNERDTTHVTEGETPKLGYAAMRNIEAGRTPARRMTVKPRSSTSKSHKLRKCGLLSKKIRKLSSLTGKRVEDRKLVVEKPEGPVIACIPLKLVFSRINEAVNGSARQTHRALPSSNS is encoded by the exons ATGAGATTTCTGAGGGTAGTTTGGTCTCGCCAAGATCAGGCACTCCTGTTAAACTTCTTGGCCGCGAGGATGCCAGTGT ATGCTTTATTTTGTTGGTTTAGGGATTGGTATAATCTTGAAAAGTCAAAGAGGGTGAAGGCATTTCGATGTGGGGAATATGATGAATGCATTGAAAAGGCAAAGACTTCCGCTGCAAATGGTAATAAGAGAGCTGTGAAATATGCTCGGAGAGAAGATGCCATTCTCCACGCCTTAGAGATTGAGAATGCTCGCCTAGGCAAGGATCAACTGGACTTCTTCTCTAGAAGTGATAATTTGGTTGAAGAGCATGGTAGTTCAGCCAAAGAATCAAGCATGTCTTTTTCTGGAAAAGAAGATGGTGATATGACTGATGGGGATAGTTGTTCTGAAGACAATTCAGACATGGATGCAGATTCAGATTCTGGTTTGGATACTGATTCAAGCTTGGGTTCAGATTTAGCACCAGAATTATCAGAGTCTGGTACATCCTCTGAGGAGCCAAATTATAATGGTGCTTGCAAGATGCAGTCTTTGCCAGGAAAGAGGAGAAGAACCCCAAATGATTCTGAGGATGATGGAACAGAAGGAATTAAGCGAATGAGAGGACTTGAGGATCTTGGAATTGGTGTAGGAGATTCAAACACTGGGAACTGTATGCATAATATCTGTCCTGTAAATGGTAGCAAAGGTTATAACTTGTtactgaaaagaaaaaggtcTCAAGTAGCAAATGTTAATGAgctcttgaaaagaaaaaatcgtCACCGACCATTGACAAAAGTTTTAGAGAGTACAGCCATGGTGTGTGTTCCAGTTATCTGTGACCATCTTTCCAGTCCAAGTAGCTTGCCTCTTCCGGGATTATCTGATGGTAAGATTTCTGGAATAGAATCAAATGGGTATAGAAAAGACTGTTCCGTTGCAACCAATAATAACTCAGACAGTTATGGAGTTTCTTGTGAGAATGGTAGCTCATCAAAGTCTTCTGATCATGCTCATGATGCTGCTCTCATTAATCACAAgttgaagaaggaaaaagatATTTCCAGCATATCCAGGCCAGCTGAGAACATTTCTGTGGACAGGTTATTTGATGTGCCATTTGTTGGGGAGGAAAAACACCCTACAG GTTTTTCTCCAATACTTGTGTCCTGTTCACCTGGAAAGCATCAAATTGGTGGATTGGGGAAGCAATTTAGTCAAAGCAGTCAAGCAGAAGCTGTGTTGTTGAAAAATGAAGCATGCAACGAATCTGGTTCTACAAGTCTGGCAGCTGCTTGTGTTTATAATAATTTCAGCCAGAGGATAGAGAAAGGTGCTTCAAAGTGGCAGTTAAAAGGAAAGAGGAATTCAAGACACACAAGTAAAAATAGAAAGCAAGACTCAAGAAAAGATGACATGGATGATGAACCCAATGCTTACTTGGCAGGTATGGAGCACTTGGATGGATTCCGTCAGGGTCCTGATCAGAAAGTTGATTGTGGTGGAGGTAAATCCGAACCGTTTTCTGAATACCGTGTGGATGCTGTTAGGGACCGGAGCAAGTCTTCTTCTCAGGGGGAAGGTATGAGGACGGCAATGGTGGAGTTGTCTGTGCCTCAAAGGTCACTTCCGTACCGTCAATCACGCTTCATGGTTAATTCCAGATATCAGACATCAGATTTTCCTGGAAGAAATCTCTCCTCGTGTTCAAAACTATTTAATGTTGAGATCAAGGTTCAACGCAACTACCGGCAGCAGCATGTTCCGTTGGTTTCTCTAATGAGTAAATTGAATGGTAAAGCCATCGTAGGTCACCCTTTAACAATTGAGAATCTAGATGATGGCTATTCTGATCTGATGCTTGGTAGTAATGAAAGGGATACAACTCATGTTACGGAAGGGGAAACTCCCAAACTGGGTTATGCTGCTATGCGAAATATAGAGGCTGGTAGGACACCTGCCAGGCGTATGACAGTGAAACCAAGATCTTCAACAAGTAAATCACACAAATTAAGGAAATGTGGGTTGCTTTCGAAAAAGATTCGGAAACTGTCTTCTTTGACAGGGAAAAGAGTAGAAGATAGAAAACTGGTGGTGGAGAAGCCCGAGGGTCCTGTTATAGCTTGTATCCCCCTCAAACTAGTGTTCAGTAGGATAAATGAGGCAGTGAATGGTTCAGCAAGGCAAACACACCGTGCCTTACCATCAAGCAACTCGTGA
- the LOC118031038 gene encoding uncharacterized protein At1g51745 isoform X1 produces MGSSSGDPNYNINNINTKAIDASVGALVWVRRRNGSWWPGRIVGLDEISEGSLVSPRSGTPVKLLGREDASVDWYNLEKSKRVKAFRCGEYDECIEKAKTSAANGNKRAVKYARREDAILHALEIENARLGKDQLDFFSRSDNLVEEHGSSAKESSMSFSGKEDGDMTDGDSCSEDNSDMDADSDSGLDTDSSLGSDLAPELSESGTSSEEPNYNGACKMQSLPGKRRRTPNDSEDDGTEGIKRMRGLEDLGIGVGDSNTGNCMHNICPVNGSKGYNLLLKRKRSQVANVNELLKRKNRHRPLTKVLESTAMVCVPVICDHLSSPSSLPLPGLSDGKISGIESNGYRKDCSVATNNNSDSYGVSCENGSSSKSSDHAHDAALINHKLKKEKDISSISRPAENISVDRLFDVPFVGEEKHPTGFSPILVSCSPGKHQIGGLGKQFSQSSQAEAVLLKNEACNESGSTSLAAACVYNNFSQRIEKGASKWQLKGKRNSRHTSKNRKQDSRKDDMDDEPNAYLAGMEHLDGFRQGPDQKVDCGGGKSEPFSEYRVDAVRDRSKSSSQGEGMRTAMVELSVPQRSLPYRQSRFMVNSRYQTSDFPGRNLSSCSKLFNVEIKVQRNYRQQHVPLVSLMSKLNGKAIVGHPLTIENLDDGYSDLMLGSNERDTTHVTEGETPKLGYAAMRNIEAGRTPARRMTVKPRSSTSKSHKLRKCGLLSKKIRKLSSLTGKRVEDRKLVVEKPEGPVIACIPLKLVFSRINEAVNGSARQTHRALPSSNS; encoded by the exons ATGGGTAGTAGCTCTGGTGACCCCAACTATAATATCAACAACATCAACACCAAAGCCATTGATGCATCTGTGGGTGCTTTAGTTTGGGTCCGCCGGAGAAACGGCTCATGGTGGCCGGGTCGGATTGTGGGTCTCGATGAGATTTCTGAGGGTAGTTTGGTCTCGCCAAGATCAGGCACTCCTGTTAAACTTCTTGGCCGCGAGGATGCCAGTGT GGATTGGTATAATCTTGAAAAGTCAAAGAGGGTGAAGGCATTTCGATGTGGGGAATATGATGAATGCATTGAAAAGGCAAAGACTTCCGCTGCAAATGGTAATAAGAGAGCTGTGAAATATGCTCGGAGAGAAGATGCCATTCTCCACGCCTTAGAGATTGAGAATGCTCGCCTAGGCAAGGATCAACTGGACTTCTTCTCTAGAAGTGATAATTTGGTTGAAGAGCATGGTAGTTCAGCCAAAGAATCAAGCATGTCTTTTTCTGGAAAAGAAGATGGTGATATGACTGATGGGGATAGTTGTTCTGAAGACAATTCAGACATGGATGCAGATTCAGATTCTGGTTTGGATACTGATTCAAGCTTGGGTTCAGATTTAGCACCAGAATTATCAGAGTCTGGTACATCCTCTGAGGAGCCAAATTATAATGGTGCTTGCAAGATGCAGTCTTTGCCAGGAAAGAGGAGAAGAACCCCAAATGATTCTGAGGATGATGGAACAGAAGGAATTAAGCGAATGAGAGGACTTGAGGATCTTGGAATTGGTGTAGGAGATTCAAACACTGGGAACTGTATGCATAATATCTGTCCTGTAAATGGTAGCAAAGGTTATAACTTGTtactgaaaagaaaaaggtcTCAAGTAGCAAATGTTAATGAgctcttgaaaagaaaaaatcgtCACCGACCATTGACAAAAGTTTTAGAGAGTACAGCCATGGTGTGTGTTCCAGTTATCTGTGACCATCTTTCCAGTCCAAGTAGCTTGCCTCTTCCGGGATTATCTGATGGTAAGATTTCTGGAATAGAATCAAATGGGTATAGAAAAGACTGTTCCGTTGCAACCAATAATAACTCAGACAGTTATGGAGTTTCTTGTGAGAATGGTAGCTCATCAAAGTCTTCTGATCATGCTCATGATGCTGCTCTCATTAATCACAAgttgaagaaggaaaaagatATTTCCAGCATATCCAGGCCAGCTGAGAACATTTCTGTGGACAGGTTATTTGATGTGCCATTTGTTGGGGAGGAAAAACACCCTACAG GTTTTTCTCCAATACTTGTGTCCTGTTCACCTGGAAAGCATCAAATTGGTGGATTGGGGAAGCAATTTAGTCAAAGCAGTCAAGCAGAAGCTGTGTTGTTGAAAAATGAAGCATGCAACGAATCTGGTTCTACAAGTCTGGCAGCTGCTTGTGTTTATAATAATTTCAGCCAGAGGATAGAGAAAGGTGCTTCAAAGTGGCAGTTAAAAGGAAAGAGGAATTCAAGACACACAAGTAAAAATAGAAAGCAAGACTCAAGAAAAGATGACATGGATGATGAACCCAATGCTTACTTGGCAGGTATGGAGCACTTGGATGGATTCCGTCAGGGTCCTGATCAGAAAGTTGATTGTGGTGGAGGTAAATCCGAACCGTTTTCTGAATACCGTGTGGATGCTGTTAGGGACCGGAGCAAGTCTTCTTCTCAGGGGGAAGGTATGAGGACGGCAATGGTGGAGTTGTCTGTGCCTCAAAGGTCACTTCCGTACCGTCAATCACGCTTCATGGTTAATTCCAGATATCAGACATCAGATTTTCCTGGAAGAAATCTCTCCTCGTGTTCAAAACTATTTAATGTTGAGATCAAGGTTCAACGCAACTACCGGCAGCAGCATGTTCCGTTGGTTTCTCTAATGAGTAAATTGAATGGTAAAGCCATCGTAGGTCACCCTTTAACAATTGAGAATCTAGATGATGGCTATTCTGATCTGATGCTTGGTAGTAATGAAAGGGATACAACTCATGTTACGGAAGGGGAAACTCCCAAACTGGGTTATGCTGCTATGCGAAATATAGAGGCTGGTAGGACACCTGCCAGGCGTATGACAGTGAAACCAAGATCTTCAACAAGTAAATCACACAAATTAAGGAAATGTGGGTTGCTTTCGAAAAAGATTCGGAAACTGTCTTCTTTGACAGGGAAAAGAGTAGAAGATAGAAAACTGGTGGTGGAGAAGCCCGAGGGTCCTGTTATAGCTTGTATCCCCCTCAAACTAGTGTTCAGTAGGATAAATGAGGCAGTGAATGGTTCAGCAAGGCAAACACACCGTGCCTTACCATCAAGCAACTCGTGA
- the LOC118031038 gene encoding uncharacterized protein At1g51745 isoform X3, with protein sequence MPLQIVRDWYNLEKSKRVKAFRCGEYDECIEKAKTSAANGNKRAVKYARREDAILHALEIENARLGKDQLDFFSRSDNLVEEHGSSAKESSMSFSGKEDGDMTDGDSCSEDNSDMDADSDSGLDTDSSLGSDLAPELSESGTSSEEPNYNGACKMQSLPGKRRRTPNDSEDDGTEGIKRMRGLEDLGIGVGDSNTGNCMHNICPVNGSKGYNLLLKRKRSQVANVNELLKRKNRHRPLTKVLESTAMVCVPVICDHLSSPSSLPLPGLSDGKISGIESNGYRKDCSVATNNNSDSYGVSCENGSSSKSSDHAHDAALINHKLKKEKDISSISRPAENISVDRLFDVPFVGEEKHPTGFSPILVSCSPGKHQIGGLGKQFSQSSQAEAVLLKNEACNESGSTSLAAACVYNNFSQRIEKGASKWQLKGKRNSRHTSKNRKQDSRKDDMDDEPNAYLAGMEHLDGFRQGPDQKVDCGGGKSEPFSEYRVDAVRDRSKSSSQGEGMRTAMVELSVPQRSLPYRQSRFMVNSRYQTSDFPGRNLSSCSKLFNVEIKVQRNYRQQHVPLVSLMSKLNGKAIVGHPLTIENLDDGYSDLMLGSNERDTTHVTEGETPKLGYAAMRNIEAGRTPARRMTVKPRSSTSKSHKLRKCGLLSKKIRKLSSLTGKRVEDRKLVVEKPEGPVIACIPLKLVFSRINEAVNGSARQTHRALPSSNS encoded by the exons ATGCCTCTGCAAATTGTGAG GGATTGGTATAATCTTGAAAAGTCAAAGAGGGTGAAGGCATTTCGATGTGGGGAATATGATGAATGCATTGAAAAGGCAAAGACTTCCGCTGCAAATGGTAATAAGAGAGCTGTGAAATATGCTCGGAGAGAAGATGCCATTCTCCACGCCTTAGAGATTGAGAATGCTCGCCTAGGCAAGGATCAACTGGACTTCTTCTCTAGAAGTGATAATTTGGTTGAAGAGCATGGTAGTTCAGCCAAAGAATCAAGCATGTCTTTTTCTGGAAAAGAAGATGGTGATATGACTGATGGGGATAGTTGTTCTGAAGACAATTCAGACATGGATGCAGATTCAGATTCTGGTTTGGATACTGATTCAAGCTTGGGTTCAGATTTAGCACCAGAATTATCAGAGTCTGGTACATCCTCTGAGGAGCCAAATTATAATGGTGCTTGCAAGATGCAGTCTTTGCCAGGAAAGAGGAGAAGAACCCCAAATGATTCTGAGGATGATGGAACAGAAGGAATTAAGCGAATGAGAGGACTTGAGGATCTTGGAATTGGTGTAGGAGATTCAAACACTGGGAACTGTATGCATAATATCTGTCCTGTAAATGGTAGCAAAGGTTATAACTTGTtactgaaaagaaaaaggtcTCAAGTAGCAAATGTTAATGAgctcttgaaaagaaaaaatcgtCACCGACCATTGACAAAAGTTTTAGAGAGTACAGCCATGGTGTGTGTTCCAGTTATCTGTGACCATCTTTCCAGTCCAAGTAGCTTGCCTCTTCCGGGATTATCTGATGGTAAGATTTCTGGAATAGAATCAAATGGGTATAGAAAAGACTGTTCCGTTGCAACCAATAATAACTCAGACAGTTATGGAGTTTCTTGTGAGAATGGTAGCTCATCAAAGTCTTCTGATCATGCTCATGATGCTGCTCTCATTAATCACAAgttgaagaaggaaaaagatATTTCCAGCATATCCAGGCCAGCTGAGAACATTTCTGTGGACAGGTTATTTGATGTGCCATTTGTTGGGGAGGAAAAACACCCTACAG GTTTTTCTCCAATACTTGTGTCCTGTTCACCTGGAAAGCATCAAATTGGTGGATTGGGGAAGCAATTTAGTCAAAGCAGTCAAGCAGAAGCTGTGTTGTTGAAAAATGAAGCATGCAACGAATCTGGTTCTACAAGTCTGGCAGCTGCTTGTGTTTATAATAATTTCAGCCAGAGGATAGAGAAAGGTGCTTCAAAGTGGCAGTTAAAAGGAAAGAGGAATTCAAGACACACAAGTAAAAATAGAAAGCAAGACTCAAGAAAAGATGACATGGATGATGAACCCAATGCTTACTTGGCAGGTATGGAGCACTTGGATGGATTCCGTCAGGGTCCTGATCAGAAAGTTGATTGTGGTGGAGGTAAATCCGAACCGTTTTCTGAATACCGTGTGGATGCTGTTAGGGACCGGAGCAAGTCTTCTTCTCAGGGGGAAGGTATGAGGACGGCAATGGTGGAGTTGTCTGTGCCTCAAAGGTCACTTCCGTACCGTCAATCACGCTTCATGGTTAATTCCAGATATCAGACATCAGATTTTCCTGGAAGAAATCTCTCCTCGTGTTCAAAACTATTTAATGTTGAGATCAAGGTTCAACGCAACTACCGGCAGCAGCATGTTCCGTTGGTTTCTCTAATGAGTAAATTGAATGGTAAAGCCATCGTAGGTCACCCTTTAACAATTGAGAATCTAGATGATGGCTATTCTGATCTGATGCTTGGTAGTAATGAAAGGGATACAACTCATGTTACGGAAGGGGAAACTCCCAAACTGGGTTATGCTGCTATGCGAAATATAGAGGCTGGTAGGACACCTGCCAGGCGTATGACAGTGAAACCAAGATCTTCAACAAGTAAATCACACAAATTAAGGAAATGTGGGTTGCTTTCGAAAAAGATTCGGAAACTGTCTTCTTTGACAGGGAAAAGAGTAGAAGATAGAAAACTGGTGGTGGAGAAGCCCGAGGGTCCTGTTATAGCTTGTATCCCCCTCAAACTAGTGTTCAGTAGGATAAATGAGGCAGTGAATGGTTCAGCAAGGCAAACACACCGTGCCTTACCATCAAGCAACTCGTGA